TAACTCACAAACTTGGCCAGCTGCTTCTTCTCCAAGGCCTTGGTGATCGCCGAGGTCAACGCCGTCTTGCCATGATCCACGTGACCAATCGTCCCGATGTTCACATGCGGCTTGTTACGATCAAACTTTGCCTTTGCCATAAATTCTCCTTCGTTGCTCGCGCAACAGTTCCCGCGCTGCTATTTCCGTCATGCGCAGCCTGGAGCCGGAATCGAACCGGCGGCCTCCTCCTTACCAAGGAGGTGCTCTAACCGACTGAGCTATCCAGGCACATTATGTGCGGGATTGGTACCCAGGGAAGTATATAATATTCGCTTATAAACTACCCAAATACCTAAAGCATTATCGTTAATTTTTAATAAATATTTATTTACGTAAAACAACAATAGACTACAATTATATTTAAAACTTGCTAAATGTCAATAGTCAAGTTCAACAATATCGGTAATATGCCGATAATGGGTGGAAAAAGGGTATTGACAATCTATGGATAGTGCGTATATTATTAGTATATACTGAAGATCATTTTTAAAGT
Above is a genomic segment from bacterium containing:
- a CDS encoding GTP-binding protein, whose amino-acid sequence is MAKAKFDRNKPHVNIGTIGHVDHGKTALTSAITKALEKKQLAKFVS